GTTGGTGGATGTATAATACATGTATCTTATGTATATACTAGTATATAAGTAGAGTATATTAATAAGCAATTGTCTATCAATCATGAGCTCTGTAAAACTACAACAATGGTATAATAAAAGTTGGTTTCAGGTTGCATTTGATACAAATTAAATTTCCTGAAAAATTACAATGTCAATCAATCACACAGCTTCATCGTGGGATCGTGTATATATATGCTCAGTGTATCCCATCATTagaatataatgaaatgaagaaaattgTGGCGATACACGATGTATGCTTAAAACAATAACATGAATGTAAATGAACCAAGAATTGAAAGAATGTATGATCACTGCGCGCTCTTCTTTCCCTCACCATAGTAGCTAAGGTACCATCGAACGAATTTCTTAAGCCCTGTCTGTAAATCTGTTGTAGGCTTATATCCAAGTTCCCTTTGCGCTAAGCTTATATTAGCATGAGTAAACTGAACATCACCGTTCCTTGGCAACTTCATCACAGCTCGTTTAGCTTTCACCTTTAGTAACCTTTCCAAAATGGTAACAAGATCCGAAACAGGCACAGGAGAAGTGTTTCCTAAATTGAACACGCGCAATTGAGCAGGACCTTTCTTTTTCCCACCACTTCCCGTGCTCTTCTCAGCCGTGTCCAACGCTCCCAAACAACCCTTTACTATGTCATCAATGTAGGTAAAGTCCCTAGCAACAGTCCCATGATCCGCTCCCTCAAAGATCGATATAGACTTCCCCTTCAACATATCCCTCGTGAAAAAGAAATACGCCATATCTGGCCTGCCCCATGGTCCATAAACAGTGAAAAATCGCAATCCAGTAAGTGAAAGAccatatatatgattatatgtatGAGCAATTTCTTCGCCCGCTTTCTTAGTTGCAGCATATAGACTAGCTGGTTGATCTGTTCTATCTGACTCCGAAAACGGAACCTTAGTATTCAATCCATAAACAGAACTTGATGATGCCCATACAATAGCAGGTTGAGGATTAGCATTTTTGCAAAATTCAAGAAGATTAACTAAACCAGCAATGTTACTATGCACATATGAGCTAGGATTTTCCATAGCATATCTAACACCAGCTTGTGCAGCCAAATGCATAACATGACTAAATTGCACAATATCGAATAATTTCTTTAAGAGGGCGACATCATTGATGTCACCCTCTACAATGTAGACCCCGGCACTCTCTAACAGAGTTTGCCGGGCTCTTTTCAACGATGGATCATAATAATCATTGAAATTGTCTAACCCCACAACGCCATCACCGCGTCGTTTCAACGCAGATGAAACATGTGTACCTACAAAACCAGCAGCACCAGTAACCAAAACAGAAATACCATTTGTTGACCTGATTTTTGCTGAGGCTTTAATCCTTTTCTCCCAAGCTGGACCATCATAAGAACTTGTTCTAAGAGATCTTCTTGAGAGATCTGAAGATACAGgggatgaagatgaagatgttgatttaaaaaaacatataaagatCAAACCCAAGAACACAAATGACCAAAATGTAAGCTTGGCTACAGAAAAATGAAGCCTAAGCCTATTATAATGGGATTTTTCCTTAAACTTTCCTGGGGTTGATGGAATATTGTCAACGTGCTTCATTGAGGACATGATTCttgaaaaatcttgaaattttgagCATACCCCAATttgtttcttgaaaaaaaaaaagagaagctAAGTGTTAGGGTTTGGAAAATGCCTTCTTTTTTCCACCCATTTTgttaaagatttgatttttttggctatggaaatggagaaaagaa
The sequence above is a segment of the Solanum lycopersicum chromosome 10, SLM_r2.1 genome. Coding sequences within it:
- the LOC101245594 gene encoding UDP-glucuronate 4-epimerase 3-like — protein: MSSMKHVDNIPSTPGKFKEKSHYNRLRLHFSVAKLTFWSFVFLGLIFICFFKSTSSSSSPVSSDLSRRSLRTSSYDGPAWEKRIKASAKIRSTNGISVLVTGAAGFVGTHVSSALKRRGDGVVGLDNFNDYYDPSLKRARQTLLESAGVYIVEGDINDVALLKKLFDIVQFSHVMHLAAQAGVRYAMENPSSYVHSNIAGLVNLLEFCKNANPQPAIVWASSSSVYGLNTKVPFSESDRTDQPASLYAATKKAGEEIAHTYNHIYGLSLTGLRFFTVYGPWGRPDMAYFFFTRDMLKGKSISIFEGADHGTVARDFTYIDDIVKGCLGALDTAEKSTGSGGKKKGPAQLRVFNLGNTSPVPVSDLVTILERLLKVKAKRAVMKLPRNGDVQFTHANISLAQRELGYKPTTDLQTGLKKFVRWYLSYYGEGKKSAQ